Proteins co-encoded in one Arenicella xantha genomic window:
- a CDS encoding helix-turn-helix domain-containing protein translates to MSQTQTLILAIGGLQGFLLFALLVSDKRVNYASKLLGLQCLLMATTFVLPLIVAAGESSFTGLIGFFVFLPASYGALTYLYCRTAITSSSLKPIDALHLLPLAVCYLLNYDILFSPSKALSFVRMADTTLLKHTLTKVVFYGQTVVYSTLLIRMVSRYQTKAKQTLSSYNPDIFKWLWSLIAFMVSIWGLKILFYFISRAPIVNVLADCLLVIMVYFIAIVQWRNPTLFQIQQLTTQSEQPAESSSKPPTDGLLDQETRSSVLRLVQDRVQQQALYRNSELTLAALAEQVGVSVHHLSETLNQYGGKNFNRFINEYRVAEVCQQLDQNSESKLIDLALDAGFASKSSFNAIFKKITGLTPSAYRRQLPSKS, encoded by the coding sequence TATTCGCGCTTTTGGTGAGCGATAAGCGGGTTAACTACGCTAGTAAATTGCTCGGGTTACAATGTTTGTTAATGGCGACGACCTTTGTTTTGCCGCTAATCGTTGCCGCAGGGGAAAGTAGTTTTACAGGGTTGATTGGCTTCTTTGTTTTTTTGCCCGCCAGTTATGGCGCCCTTACCTATTTGTATTGCCGAACAGCCATTACTAGTTCATCGTTGAAACCCATCGATGCGCTGCATTTATTGCCCTTAGCCGTATGCTATTTGCTCAATTATGACATTCTGTTCTCGCCTAGCAAGGCGTTGAGCTTTGTCCGAATGGCTGACACCACATTGTTAAAGCATACCCTTACAAAAGTTGTTTTTTACGGTCAAACCGTCGTTTACTCGACGCTTTTGATAAGAATGGTCAGCCGCTACCAAACTAAAGCGAAACAAACCCTATCATCGTACAACCCAGATATTTTTAAGTGGCTATGGAGTTTGATCGCCTTCATGGTTTCGATATGGGGCTTAAAGATACTGTTCTATTTTATTAGTCGAGCGCCGATCGTCAATGTTTTGGCCGATTGCCTGTTGGTAATCATGGTTTACTTTATTGCCATTGTGCAATGGCGAAACCCGACTCTGTTTCAGATTCAGCAACTCACCACGCAAAGCGAGCAACCGGCGGAAAGTAGTAGTAAACCGCCAACGGATGGTTTATTAGACCAGGAGACTCGTTCAAGCGTGTTGAGGTTGGTGCAAGATCGAGTTCAACAGCAGGCGCTTTACCGTAATAGTGAACTCACCTTGGCAGCGCTTGCGGAACAAGTAGGTGTTAGTGTGCACCATCTGTCTGAAACACTAAATCAGTACGGCGGCAAAAATTTTAATCGTTTTATCAACGAATACCGAGTTGCTGAAGTGTGTCAGCAACTCGACCAAAACAGCGAAAGCAAATTGATTGACCTAGCATTGGACGCGGGGTTTGCATCTAAAAGCAGTTTCAATGCGATCTTCAAAAAGATCACCGGGCTAACCCCCAGCGCGTACCGTCGACAGTTGCCGTCAAAATCATGA